A genome region from Taeniopygia guttata chromosome 18, bTaeGut7.mat, whole genome shotgun sequence includes the following:
- the CACNG1 gene encoding voltage-dependent calcium channel gamma-1 subunit — protein sequence MDQSKPLKVRLTFSVILVGISLLFAAVVTDHWAVLSPSVEENTTTCEAAHFGLWRLCTKRIFMQEQGPREKSCGPISLPGDHNCSYFKHFTPGETSEIFEVTTQKEYSISAAAIAIFSVGFAIIGTICVLLSFRKKRDYLLKPASMFYTFAGLCIIISVEVMRQSVKRMIDSKETAWIQYSYSWSFACACASFVLLFVCGIALLLIALPRFPQNPWETCMDAEPEH from the exons ATGGACCAGAGCAAACCCCTGAAGGTGCGGCTGACGTTCTCCGTGATCCTGGTGGGCATCTCGCTGCTCTTCGCGGCCGTGGTGACCGACCACTGGGCCGTGCTCAGCCCCAGCGTGGAGGAAAACACCACCACCTGCGAGGCGGCGCATTTCGGGCTCTGGAGACTCTGCACCAAGCGCATTTTCATGCAGGAGCAAGGTCCCAGAGAGAAGAGCTGTGGGCCCATCAGCCTGCCAGGAG accACAACTGCTCCTACTTCAAGCACTTCACTCCTGGAGAGACCTCAGAGATATTTGAAGTCACCACCCAGAAAG AATACAGCATCTCAGCTGCAGCCATTGCCATCTTCAGCGTTGGCTTCGCCATCATCGGGACGATCTGCGTGCTCCTGTCcttcaggaagaagagggaTTATCTGCTGAAGCCAGCATCCATGTTCTACACCTTCGCAG GTCTCTGCATCATCATCTCTGTTGAAGTCATGAGGCAATCCGTGAAGAGGATGATTGACAGCAAGGAGACAGCCTGGATCCAGTACAGTTACTCCTGGTCCTTCGCCTGTGCCTGCGCCTCCTTCGTGCTGCTCTTCGTCTGCGGCATCGCCCTCCTCCTCATCGCGCTGCCCCGCTTCCCCCAGAACCCCTGGGAGACCTGCATGGATGCAGAACCCGAGCACTGA